agcagcgccctctagtggatttgtattTTGAAACATACATCAAAGCACAGGCAGAGTAACATATTTAAATTTTGCAGAAATgtcgacagcaccctctagtggatttatctgaaacgtgcaacaaaatgtatccaaagtaacgtatttcagatttgcaaaaatgttaacagtgccctctagtggatttgtcatctgaaacttgAAACACAACATACCCCatgtaacgtatttcagatttacaaaaatgtagacggcgccctttagtggatttgttGTCTGAAATGTGCAGCAAATGTATTTAAAGTAACACATTTCTGATTTGTAGCAATGTCAACAGCGCCCACTAGTGGATTTGTGTTCTGAAACATGCGACAAAACACAGCCAAAGTaccatatttcagatttgcaaagaTGTCGAGAGTGCCCTTaagtggatttttcatctgaagCATGCAACAGAACACACCCTAAATAGCGCACTTTATAGTTACAAAATGTACAACGCCTTCTTatggatttgttatctgaaacatgaaacaaaacataccctaaatAGCACATTTCATAGTCTCAAAGTGTCGacaacgccctctagtggatttgttatctgaaacatgaaacaaaacataccctaaatAGCACACTTCATagtctagtggatttgttatctaagcatgcaacaaaatgtatcccaagtaacgtatttcaaattagcaaaaatgtcgacagcgccctctagtggatttgtcatctgaaacgtgcaagaAAACACATCCAAAGTAGTAAATTTCTGATTTACAGCAGTGACAGCAGTGCCCTCTAGAGGAtttatctgaaacatgcaacaaaatgtatccaaagtaacgtatttcagatttacaaaaatgtaggcggcgccctttagtggatttgttGTCTGAAATGTGCAGCAAATGTATTTAAAGTAACACATTTCTGATTTGTAGCAATGTCAACAGCGCccactagtggatttgtcatctgaaacgtgcaagaAAACACATCCAAAGTAGTAAATTTCTGATTTACAGCAGTGAcagcagcgccctctagtggatttgtattTTGAAACATACATCAAAGCACAGGCAGAGTAACATATTTAAATTTTGCAGAAATgtcgacagcaccctctagtggatttatctgaaacgtgcaacaaaatgtgtccaaagtaatgtatttcagatttgcaaaaatgttgacagtgccctctagtggatttgtcatctgaaacttgAAACACAACATACCCCatgtaacgtatttcagatttacaaaaatgtagacggcgccctttagtggatttgttGTCTGAAATGTGCAGCAAATGTATTTAAAGTAACAAATTTCTGATTTGTAGCGATgtcaacagcgccctctagtggatttgtgttGTGAAACATGCATTAAAACAAAGCCGAAGTaccatatttcagatttgcaaagatgtcgagagcgccctctagtggatttgtgttctgaaacatgcaacaaaacacaccctaagtaacgtattttagAAAATGTAGGCTTAGGAAGTATTCCAGTGAGCATGGGCCGACAAAATGAGTGGCCAATTTTGATCTAATGGTGACCTAAATTATCTCTTAATGCTAATTCATACCTTTTGGTTCAGTGATAAACACGGCATATCAACAGAGGAGAAGACGACATCTGAAGCTCACAATGAGCTAGCGGAGACCAGTAAACTACCAGCAGATCTGCAGGAGCCGGTACATTTAGCTGACGCACCTGAGAGGACATGGTGGATGGAGGAGGACGTCCAGCAAAAACACCCAAAAACCCAAACTGCAGCTCCCCGTTGGGACTTCAGCAGCATTAGTTTCCCAGATCTGGGCTCCCGCAGGAGATCTGAGCGTTTGGCGTCTCCACACCGCAGCCTGCTGCCGGAAAATGTAGATGTGGGTGAATGTGACGTGTCCCGCTGGCTGGGCAGACTCAACATGAAGCAGGAGAAGCTGTCGCGGCGGGACATGGAGCGACAGAGGGAGCGGGACAGATACCGCAGGGATGTTAACAGTGACCGGGAGGTGCGGCGCTGCAGGAACTGGGCAGAATATTCAGAGCTGATGGAGGAACGGAGGAGGCGGAGGAGAAAACACAGACCTGAACACCTGTGGGAGAGAGAGGAGACGCCGCTCACTCAGCCCGGACAGTGCACATCACACCGTAAGATGTACTTTACACTAGATGACTGAATAATGAGGCTTACTGGGAGAGGATTTAATGGTGACTGGGTAAAGACTGGAGAAGAGAaatgaaagaaagacagaaagaatgaaggaaagaaaacgaatgaatgaatgatggaaagataaggaaagaaagaatgaagaaaagagagggaacaaaagaaaaataaataaggagagaagtaaaagaaagaaagggGGAAAGAAAGATTGTTGGAAGAAAAGGAATGAAGGAAAGAAAGATAAGGAAAGAAGTACAAGAAAAAGGTGAAAAGAAAGAATGATGAAAAGAAAAGATGGAAAGATAAGAAAATGAAGAAAAGAGAGGAAAAGAAAGATGAGGAATGAAGTGAAATAAAGGGGGAAAGGAAAGAATGATGGCAGGAAAAAGAAAGATGGAATGAAAGAAGgactgaaagaaaaagaaagcaagaaaaaagGGAACGaaagaatgagttaataaaagAGGGAAAGAAAGATAAGGAAAGAAGTAAAAGAAAGAGAGTAAAGAGAAAGAATgattgaaagaaaaagaaaggactAAAGAAAAGACAAATAAAGAAAGAATGATGGAAAGAAAGCAGGAATGAAGAAAAGAGAGGGAAAGAAAGATAATGAAAGAAGTAAAAGAAAGGGGAAAGGTAAGATTgttagaaagaaaaagaaagaaggactgaaggaaagagaaagaaagaaaaggaatgaaggAAAGAGAGGGAAAGAAGTACAAGAACGAAAGTGAAAAGAAAGAATGatgcaaagaaaagaaaaagatggAAAGATATagaataaaagaatgaagaaaagAGAGGAAAGGAAAGATAAAGAAGTAAAAGAGGGGGAAAAGAAAGAATGatggaaagaaaaagaaagaaggaacgAAATAAGGACTGaaggaaagaaagcaagaaaaaagtgaaaagaaagaatgatggaaagaaaagaaagatggaGAGATAAGAAAAGGTAGAATGAAGAAAAGAGAGATGAGGAAAGAAGTAAAATAAAGGGGGAAAGGAAAGAATGATGGCAGGTAAAAGAAATAAGGAATGAAAGAAGGACTGAAGGGaaaagaaagcaagaaaaaagGGAACGAAAGAAGTAGTTaatgaaagaaggaaagaaagataaGGAATGAAGTAAAGGAGAGTAAAAAGAGAATgattgaaagaaaaagaaagaaggactaaaggaaagagaaataaagaaagaatgaTGGAAAGAAAGCAGGAATGAAGAAAAGagagggaaagaaagaaaaagaaagataagTAAAAGAAAGGGGAAATGTAAGATTgttagaaagaaaaagaaagaaggacTGAAGGAAAGAGAAAGAAATAATGGAAAGAGCAGAAAAGGAATGAGGGAAAGAAgtagaagaaagaaagagaaaagaaagaatgatgcaaagaaaagaaaaagatggAAAGATACAGAATAAAGCATGAAGAAAAGAGGGAAAGATAAAGAAGTAAAAGAAAGGGGGAAAAGAAAGAATGgtggaaagaaaaagaaaggctGGAGAAAAGAAAGCAAGAAAATAGGGAAAGAAAAGTAGTTAATGAAAGAGGGAAAGAAAGATAAGGAATGAAGTAAAAGAGAGTAAAAAGAGAATgattgaaagaaaaagaaagaaggacTAAAGGaaagacaaagaaagaaagaatgatggAAAGAAAGCAGGAATGAAGAAAAGAgagggaaagaaagaaaaggtAAAAGAAAGGGGGGAAGGTAAGATTGTTAGAAAGAAAAGGAAAGTAAAAAAGAAAGGACTGAAGGCAAGAGAAAGAAAGAATGGAAAGAAAAGTAATGAGGGAAAGAAgtagaagaaagaaagaatgatgcaaagaaagaaaaagatgGAAAGATAGAATAAAGAATGTAGAAAAGAGAGGGAAAGAAAGATGAAGTAAAAGAAAGggggaaagaaaaagaaagaagggcTGGAGAAAAGAAAGCAAGAAAATAGGGAAAGAAAGGAATTGATGAAAGAGGGAAAGAAAGAGGGAATGATCGAAAGAAAGAAGGTAAGAAGTAAAAGAAAGggggaaagaaaaagaaagaagggcTGGAGAAAAGAAAGCAAGAAAATAGGGAAAGAAAGGAATTGATGAAAGAGGGAAAGAAAGAGGGAATGATCGAAAGAAAGAAGGTAAGAAGTAAAAGAAAGAACAAACGCAAAGAAAGACAGTAAAATGAagtaatgattaaaaaaagaaatgactggaggaaagacaaagaaagaagaagaaagataaggaaagaaatgaaagaaagaaaaaagggaaaGGAAAgaacaatttaaaaaagaaagaatgaaggaaagaaaaagaaggactgaaggaaagagaaagaagggaaaggaaagaaagaacaaTTTAAATAAAGGAATGCCGTTCATCACGTGTGCACCTCACAGAAAACAGCACTATGACTCCACTAAAGGCTGACTTACACTGTCGCCTGCACTGCAAGAAAAAGGTTCTCTTAAGAGTTTTTGTTTGTGGTAAATGCCCGTGTGACTTTCCTCTTGTTGTATTTTGTGTGCTGCAGGTGAACTGCTGGACCAGATCGGCATCATCAAGTCCTCTACTTTCTCTGAGGGTCTTTCCAGGTGTTTATACACTCTCACAGTTTGCTCTCCTTTTACTATCTTTCCCTGTCTGAGCGTTTGATCCATGTCAAATAAAGagatatattaattcatttaacgAAAATGAAACGATGGTGAGACAAACGATATCCATGTGTATGTCAAGTAGCAATCTTCCCAAACTAATA
This portion of the Danio rerio strain Tuebingen ecotype United States chromosome 3, GRCz12tu, whole genome shotgun sequence genome encodes:
- the tsen54 gene encoding tRNA-splicing endonuclease subunit Sen54 isoform X5, which gives rise to MGFSERGKQYLQPEEALYLMECGNVQVFYRDLPLSIQDGYERFLSSDTVTLHQYQVFGHLKRLGYVVNRFDPSHLSHSSVSSTYERQLNLPASDKQKKQLKRKRSQSPVSSDKHGISTEEKTTSEAHNELAETSKLPADLQEPVHLADAPERTWWMEEDVQQKHPKTQTAAPRWDFSSISFPDLGSRRRSERLASPHRSLLPENVDVGECDVSRWLGRLNMKQEKLSRRDMERQRERDRYRRDVNSDREVRRCRNWAEYSELMEERRRRRRKHRPEHLWEREETPLTQPGQCTSHRELLDQIGIIKSSTFSEGLSRLSPSDQWKISFDVYQPDTVAEFKKSHPGKPYTRMCVCSFAGPVPDLHAVKQLSFQSQDVPVTFAVVDHGDISFYCFKDFKLPTDVY
- the tsen54 gene encoding tRNA-splicing endonuclease subunit Sen54 isoform X6, whose amino-acid sequence is MGFSERGKQYLQPEEALYLMECGNVQVFYRDLPLSIQDGYERFLSSDTVTLHQYQVFGHLKRLGYVVNRFDPSSVSSTYERQLNLPASDKQKKQLKRKRSQSPVSSDKHGISTEEKTTSEAHNELAETSKLPADLQEPVHLADAPERTWWMEEDVQQKHPKTQTAAPRWDFSSISFPDLGSRRRSERLASPHRSLLPENVDVGECDVSRWLGRLNMKQEKLSRRDMERQRERDRYRRDVNSDREVRRCRNWAEYSELMEERRRRRRKHRPEHLWEREETPLTQPGQCTSHRELLDQIGIIKSSTFSEGLSRLSPSDQWKISFDVYQPDTVAEFKKSHPGKPYTRMCVCSFAGPVPDLHAVKQLSFQSQDVPVTFAVVDHGDISFYCFKDFKLPTDVY
- the tsen54 gene encoding tRNA-splicing endonuclease subunit Sen54 isoform X3 — protein: MRGKFWQTMGFSERGKQYLQPEEALYLMECGNVQVFYRDLPLSIQDGYERFLSSDTVTLHQYQVFGHLKRLGYVVNRFDPSHLSHSSVSSTYERQLNLPASDKQKKQLKRKRSQSPVSSDKHGISTEEKTTSEAHNELAETSKLPADLQEPVHLADAPERTWWMEEDVQQKHPKTQTAAPRWDFSSISFPDLGSRRRSERLASPHRSLLPENVDVGECDVSRWLGRLNMKQEKLSRRDMERQRERDRYRRDVNSDREVRRCRNWAEYSELMEERRRRRRKHRPEHLWEREETPLTQPGQCTSHRELLDQIGIIKSSTFSEGLSRLSPSDQWKISFDVYQPDTVAEFKKSHPGKPYTRMCVCSFAGPVPDLHAVKQLSFQSQDVPVTFAVVDHGDISFYCFKDFKLPTDVY
- the tsen54 gene encoding tRNA-splicing endonuclease subunit Sen54 (The RefSeq protein has 2 substitutions compared to this genomic sequence), with the translated sequence MGFSERGKQYLQPEEALYLMECGNVQVFYRDLPLSIQDGYERFLSSDTVTLHQYQVFGHLKRLGYVVNRFDPSSVSSTYERQLNLPASDKQKKQLKRKRSQSPVSSDKHGISTEEKTTSEAHNELAETSKLPADLQEPVHLADAPERTWWMEEDVQQKHPKTQTAAPRWDFSSISFPDLGSRRRSERLASPHRSLLPENVDVGECDVSRWLGRLNMKQEKLSRRDMERQRERDRYRWDVNSDREVRRCRNWAEYSELMGERRRRRRKHRPEHLWEREETPLTQPGQCTSHRELLDQIGIIKSSTFSEGLSRLSPSDQWKISFDVYQPDTVAEFKKSHPGKPYTRMCVCSFAGPVPDLHAVKQLSFQSQDVPVTFAVVDHGDISFYCFKDFKLPTDVY
- the tsen54 gene encoding tRNA-splicing endonuclease subunit Sen54 isoform X4 gives rise to the protein MRGKFWQTMGFSERGKQYLQPEEALYLMECGNVQVFYRDLPLSIQDGYERFLSSDTVTLHQYQVFGHLKRLGYVVNRFDPSSVSSTYERQLNLPASDKQKKQLKRKRSQSPVSSDKHGISTEEKTTSEAHNELAETSKLPADLQEPVHLADAPERTWWMEEDVQQKHPKTQTAAPRWDFSSISFPDLGSRRRSERLASPHRSLLPENVDVGECDVSRWLGRLNMKQEKLSRRDMERQRERDRYRRDVNSDREVRRCRNWAEYSELMEERRRRRRKHRPEHLWEREETPLTQPGQCTSHRELLDQIGIIKSSTFSEGLSRLSPSDQWKISFDVYQPDTVAEFKKSHPGKPYTRMCVCSFAGPVPDLHAVKQLSFQSQDVPVTFAVVDHGDISFYCFKDFKLPTDVY